Proteins co-encoded in one Oncorhynchus kisutch isolate 150728-3 linkage group LG1, Okis_V2, whole genome shotgun sequence genomic window:
- the LOC116375810 gene encoding zinc finger protein 345-like isoform X3 codes for MDPDKAIPFPSTLPESPGQTSPGTALLLGLVDCRKTPGQRGGGEEEEKEDGDFISLRDSPNRCSLSGRGLSSGEPRQHRDADKTEKSLSRSGRFNKHRHRGIGKKPHHCCFDWGKSFAKQRELFIYQQCNTGEKPYHCSQCGKSSAASKTLKSQRIHTGERPYPCFDCGMTFSQSRALTTHQRIHTGEKPYSCDQCGKSFRNSGHLTRHKHIHTGEKPYSCDQCGKSFQKSGHLTRHQRMHTGEKPYSCDQCGKSFNQSGDLTRHQRIHTGEKHYSCDQCGKSFKNSGHLTRHKRIHTGEKPYSCEECGKSFSLSGTLTTHKRIHTGEKPYSCDQCGKSFNHSGSLITHQYIHTGEKPYRCDQCGKSFNHSGNLTSHQRIHTGEKPYICIQCGKSFRKSGHLTEHQCKHTGETYYSCDQCGKSFNQLGDLTKHQRIHTGEKPYSCDQCGKSFNHSASLVTHQRIHTGEKPYSCDQCGKGFAQDSTLTAHQRIHTGEKPYSCDQCGKSFNQSGYLTIHQRIHTGEKPYSCDQCGKSFAQDSTLTAHQRIHTGEKPYSCDQCGKSFNQSGYLTIHQRIHTGEKPYSCDQCGKGFAQDSTLTAHQRIHTGEKPYSCDQCGKSFNQSGSLTIHQRIHTGERPYSCDQCGKSFAQDFNLTTHQRIHTGEKPYSCLCGKSFAHSGSLKKHQKSQTCFLSSPSSPAPVPDPFIKFQ; via the coding sequence GGGACAGCCCTAACCGTTGCTCTCTCAGCGGGAGAGGCTTGTCATCTGGGGAGCCTCGACAACATCGTGATGCTGACaagacagagaagagtctctccagatcaggaCGTTTCAATAAACACCGGCATAGAGGTATAGGGAAGAAACCTCACCACTGCTGCTTTGACTGGGGGAAGAGTTTTGCTAAACAGAGGGAATTGTTCATTTACCAGCAGTGtaacactggagagaaaccgtacCACTGTTCTCAGTGCGGGAAGAGTTCTGCTGCATCTAAAACCTTAAAATCTCAGAGAATTCATACAGGGGAGAGGCCTTACCCCTGCTTTGATTGTGGGATGACCTTCAGTCAATCAAGGGCCCTGACaacacaccaacgcatacacacaggagagaagccttacagctgtgatcagtgtgggaagagcttcaggaACTCAGGACACCTGactagacacaaacacatacacacaggagagaagccttacagctgtgatcagtgtgggaagagcttccaGAAGTCAGGACACCTGACTAGACACCAACGCatgcacacaggagagaagccttacagctgtgatcagtgtggaaagagcttcAATCAATCAGGAGATCTGACAagacaccaacgcatacacacaggagagaagcattatagctgtgatcagtgtgggaagagcttcaagaACTCAGGACACCTGACTAGACacaaacgcatacacacaggagagaagccttacagctgtgaagagtgtgggaagagcttttcACTGTCCGGAACTCTGACTACACacaaacgcatacacacaggagagaagccttatagctgtgatcagtgtgggaagagcttcaatcattCAGGTTCCCTGATTacacatcaatacatacacacaggagagaagccttatcgctgtgatcagtgtgggaagagcttcaatcattCAGGAAATCTGACTTCACACCAACgcatacatacaggagagaagccttatatcTGTattcagtgtgggaagagcttcaggaAGTCAGGACACCTGACTGAACACCAGtgcaaacacacaggagagacgtattatagctgtgatcagtgtgggaagagcttcaatcaattaggagacctgactaaacaccaacgcatacacacaggagagaagccttatagctgtgatcagtgtgggaagagcttcaatcattCAGCATCCCTGGTtacacaccaacgcatacacacaggagagaagccttatagctgtgatcagtgtgggaagggtTTTGCTCAAGATTCCACCCTGACtgcacaccaacgcatacacacaggagagaagccttatagctgtgatcagtgtgggaagagcttcaatcaatcAGGATACCTAACTATACACCaacgaatacacacaggagagaagccttatagctgtgatcagtgtgggaagagttttgctcaAGATTCCACCCTGACtgcacaccaacgcatacacacaggagagaagccttatagctgtgatcagtgtgggaagagcttcaatcaatcAGGATACCTAACTATACACCaacgaatacacacaggagagaagccttatagctgtgatcagtgtgggaagggtTTTGCTCAAGATTCCACCCTGACtgcacaccaacgcatacacacaggagagaagccttatagctgtgatcagtgtgggaagagcttcaatcaatcAGGATCCCTAACTATACACCAacgaatacacactggagagagaccttatagctgtgatcagtgtgggaagagttttgctcaAGATTTCAATCTGACAACACACCAgcgaatacacactggagagaaaccttactcctgtctatgtggAAAGAGCTTTGCTCATTCAGGGTCACTGAAAAAACACCAGAAATCACAAACATGTTTtctttcatctccctcctctccggcACCGGTTCCAGATCCCTTTATAAAGTTTCAATAG
- the LOC116375810 gene encoding zinc finger protein 345-like isoform X6 — protein MDPDKAIPFPSTLPESPGQTSSGTALLLGLVDCRKPPGQRGGEEEEKEDGDFISLRDSPNRCSLSGRGLSSGEPRQHRDADKTEKSLSRSGRFNKHRHRGIGKKPHHCCFDWGKSFAKQRELFIYQQCNTGEKPYHCSQCGKSSAASKTLKSQRIHTGERPYPCFDCGMTFSQSRALTTHQRIHTGEKPYSCDQCGKSFRNSGHLTRHKHIHTGEKPYSCDQCGKSFQKSGHLTRHQRMHTGEKPYSCDQCGKSFNQSGDLTRHQRIHTGEKHYSCDQCGKSFKNSGHLTRHKRIHTGEKPYSCEECGKSFSLSGTLTTHKRIHTGEKPYSCDQCGKSFNHSGSLITHQYIHTGEKPYRCDQCGKSFNHSGNLTSHQRIHTGEKPYICIQCGKSFRKSGHLTEHQCKHTGETYYSCDQCGKSFNQLGDLTKHQRIHTGEKPYSCDQCGKSFNHSASLVTHQRIHTGEKPYSCDQCGKGFAQDSTLTAHQRIHTGEKPYSCDQCGKSFNQSGYLTIHQRIHTGEKPYSCDQCGKSFAQDSTLTAHQRIHTGEKPYSCDQCGKSFNQSGYLTIHQRIHTGEKPYSCDQCGKGFAQDSTLTAHQRIHTGEKPYSCDQCGKSFNQSGSLTIHQRIHTGERPYSCDQCGKSFAQDFNLTTHQRIHTGEKPYSCLCGKSFAHSGSLKKHQKSQTCFLSSPSSPAPVPDPFIKFQ, from the exons GACAAAGCTATTCcgttcccctccaccctcccGGAGTCCCCAGGTCAAACGTCTTCCGGGACCGCTTTACTGCTGGGTCTGGTTGACTGCAGGAAACCCCcggggcagagaggaggagaagaagaagagaaggaagatgGAGATTTCATTTCATTAA GGGACAGCCCTAACCGTTGCTCTCTCAGCGGGAGAGGCTTGTCATCTGGGGAGCCTCGACAACATCGTGATGCTGACaagacagagaagagtctctccagatcaggaCGTTTCAATAAACACCGGCATAGAGGTATAGGGAAGAAACCTCACCACTGCTGCTTTGACTGGGGGAAGAGTTTTGCTAAACAGAGGGAATTGTTCATTTACCAGCAGTGtaacactggagagaaaccgtacCACTGTTCTCAGTGCGGGAAGAGTTCTGCTGCATCTAAAACCTTAAAATCTCAGAGAATTCATACAGGGGAGAGGCCTTACCCCTGCTTTGATTGTGGGATGACCTTCAGTCAATCAAGGGCCCTGACaacacaccaacgcatacacacaggagagaagccttacagctgtgatcagtgtgggaagagcttcaggaACTCAGGACACCTGactagacacaaacacatacacacaggagagaagccttacagctgtgatcagtgtgggaagagcttccaGAAGTCAGGACACCTGACTAGACACCAACGCatgcacacaggagagaagccttacagctgtgatcagtgtggaaagagcttcAATCAATCAGGAGATCTGACAagacaccaacgcatacacacaggagagaagcattatagctgtgatcagtgtgggaagagcttcaagaACTCAGGACACCTGACTAGACacaaacgcatacacacaggagagaagccttacagctgtgaagagtgtgggaagagcttttcACTGTCCGGAACTCTGACTACACacaaacgcatacacacaggagagaagccttatagctgtgatcagtgtgggaagagcttcaatcattCAGGTTCCCTGATTacacatcaatacatacacacaggagagaagccttatcgctgtgatcagtgtgggaagagcttcaatcattCAGGAAATCTGACTTCACACCAACgcatacatacaggagagaagccttatatcTGTattcagtgtgggaagagcttcaggaAGTCAGGACACCTGACTGAACACCAGtgcaaacacacaggagagacgtattatagctgtgatcagtgtgggaagagcttcaatcaattaggagacctgactaaacaccaacgcatacacacaggagagaagccttatagctgtgatcagtgtgggaagagcttcaatcattCAGCATCCCTGGTtacacaccaacgcatacacacaggagagaagccttatagctgtgatcagtgtgggaagggtTTTGCTCAAGATTCCACCCTGACtgcacaccaacgcatacacacaggagagaagccttatagctgtgatcagtgtgggaagagcttcaatcaatcAGGATACCTAACTATACACCaacgaatacacacaggagagaagccttatagctgtgatcagtgtgggaagagttttgctcaAGATTCCACCCTGACtgcacaccaacgcatacacacaggagagaagccttatagctgtgatcagtgtgggaagagcttcaatcaatcAGGATACCTAACTATACACCaacgaatacacacaggagagaagccttatagctgtgatcagtgtgggaagggtTTTGCTCAAGATTCCACCCTGACtgcacaccaacgcatacacacaggagagaagccttatagctgtgatcagtgtgggaagagcttcaatcaatcAGGATCCCTAACTATACACCAacgaatacacactggagagagaccttatagctgtgatcagtgtgggaagagttttgctcaAGATTTCAATCTGACAACACACCAgcgaatacacactggagagaaaccttactcctgtctatgtggAAAGAGCTTTGCTCATTCAGGGTCACTGAAAAAACACCAGAAATCACAAACATGTTTtctttcatctccctcctctccggcACCGGTTCCAGATCCCTTTATAAAGTTTCAATAG
- the LOC116375810 gene encoding zinc finger protein 271-like isoform X10, which yields MTFSQSRALTTHQRIHTGEKPYSCDQCGKSFRNSGHLTRHKHIHTGEKPYSCDQCGKSFQKSGHLTRHQRMHTGEKPYSCDQCGKSFNQSGDLTRHQRIHTGEKHYSCDQCGKSFKNSGHLTRHKRIHTGEKPYSCEECGKSFSLSGTLTTHKRIHTGEKPYSCDQCGKSFNHSGSLITHQYIHTGEKPYRCDQCGKSFNHSGNLTSHQRIHTGEKPYICIQCGKSFRKSGHLTEHQCKHTGETYYSCDQCGKSFNQLGDLTKHQRIHTGEKPYSCDQCGKSFNHSASLVTHQRIHTGEKPYSCDQCGKGFAQDSTLTAHQRIHTGEKPYSCDQCGKSFNQSGYLTIHQRIHTGEKPYSCDQCGKSFAQDSTLTAHQRIHTGEKPYSCDQCGKSFNQSGYLTIHQRIHTGEKPYSCDQCGKGFAQDSTLTAHQRIHTGEKPYSCDQCGKSFNQSGSLTIHQRIHTGERPYSCDQCGKSFAQDFNLTTHQRIHTGEKPYSCLCGKSFAHSGSLKKHQKSQTCFLSSPSSPAPVPDPFIKFQ from the coding sequence ATGACCTTCAGTCAATCAAGGGCCCTGACaacacaccaacgcatacacacaggagagaagccttacagctgtgatcagtgtgggaagagcttcaggaACTCAGGACACCTGactagacacaaacacatacacacaggagagaagccttacagctgtgatcagtgtgggaagagcttccaGAAGTCAGGACACCTGACTAGACACCAACGCatgcacacaggagagaagccttacagctgtgatcagtgtggaaagagcttcAATCAATCAGGAGATCTGACAagacaccaacgcatacacacaggagagaagcattatagctgtgatcagtgtgggaagagcttcaagaACTCAGGACACCTGACTAGACacaaacgcatacacacaggagagaagccttacagctgtgaagagtgtgggaagagcttttcACTGTCCGGAACTCTGACTACACacaaacgcatacacacaggagagaagccttatagctgtgatcagtgtgggaagagcttcaatcattCAGGTTCCCTGATTacacatcaatacatacacacaggagagaagccttatcgctgtgatcagtgtgggaagagcttcaatcattCAGGAAATCTGACTTCACACCAACgcatacatacaggagagaagccttatatcTGTattcagtgtgggaagagcttcaggaAGTCAGGACACCTGACTGAACACCAGtgcaaacacacaggagagacgtattatagctgtgatcagtgtgggaagagcttcaatcaattaggagacctgactaaacaccaacgcatacacacaggagagaagccttatagctgtgatcagtgtgggaagagcttcaatcattCAGCATCCCTGGTtacacaccaacgcatacacacaggagagaagccttatagctgtgatcagtgtgggaagggtTTTGCTCAAGATTCCACCCTGACtgcacaccaacgcatacacacaggagagaagccttatagctgtgatcagtgtgggaagagcttcaatcaatcAGGATACCTAACTATACACCaacgaatacacacaggagagaagccttatagctgtgatcagtgtgggaagagttttgctcaAGATTCCACCCTGACtgcacaccaacgcatacacacaggagagaagccttatagctgtgatcagtgtgggaagagcttcaatcaatcAGGATACCTAACTATACACCaacgaatacacacaggagagaagccttatagctgtgatcagtgtgggaagggtTTTGCTCAAGATTCCACCCTGACtgcacaccaacgcatacacacaggagagaagccttatagctgtgatcagtgtgggaagagcttcaatcaatcAGGATCCCTAACTATACACCAacgaatacacactggagagagaccttatagctgtgatcagtgtgggaagagttttgctcaAGATTTCAATCTGACAACACACCAgcgaatacacactggagagaaaccttactcctgtctatgtggAAAGAGCTTTGCTCATTCAGGGTCACTGAAAAAACACCAGAAATCACAAACATGTTTtctttcatctccctcctctccggcACCGGTTCCAGATCCCTTTATAAAGTTTCAATAG